A DNA window from Drosophila virilis strain 15010-1051.87 chromosome 4, Dvir_AGI_RSII-ME, whole genome shotgun sequence contains the following coding sequences:
- the LOC6634269 gene encoding phenoloxidase-activating factor 2 yields the protein MGNPFVTFRFSICFFLVSVLLGSTKAESAPVSKAKSCGYNMECTPRYLCDKTNTVIKDGRALIDFRTAVFSRKGAQVCDWSEVCCALADKKSVPEEEYISRGCGYSNPKGVRITIENGDNNESQFGQFPWMVAILKEDCSSSQCTYVVLGGGSLLAPNVVVTVAHILHRGSVSNLMVRAGEWDMLSKAEALPHEDRKVATKIIHESFNVETGYNDIALLLLSEPFKLNEHIDTVCLPGRQLLVDSSRCLVTGWGKRNFQDPDYPHLLKKIEMPLVNHAKCQAQLRNTRLGPYYELHSSFVCAGGEKDKDACFGDGGGPLICPMSSLSTRYKLVGIVVGGLDCGNENVPGLYANINMLQPWIEAKLKQFTIAI from the exons ATGGGAAATCCTTTTGTTACCTTTCGGTTTTCCATATGCTTTTTTCTGGTCTCTGTTCTTCTGGGTTCTACTAAAGCAGAG TCAGCGCCTGTTTCCAAAGCAAAATCATGTGGGTATAATATGGAATGTACGCCCCGATACTTATGTGATAAGACTAATACCGTAATCAAAGATGGAAGAGCTCttatcgattttcgcacaGCCGTATTCTCAAGAAAGGGCGCTCAGGTCTGTGACTGGTCTGAAGTTTGCTGTGCGCTGGCTGATAAG AAATCAGTTCCGGAGGAGGAATACATTTCGAGAGGCTGTGGCTATAGCAATCCGAAAGGTGTCCGAATAACCATAGAAAATGGTGATAACAACGAATCGCAATTTGGCCAATTCCCGTGGATGGTGGCCATTCTTAAAGAGGATTGCTCCAGCAGCCAATGTACATATGTAGTTCTGGGCGGTGGCAGCCTCTTGGCGCCAAATGTGGTCGTGACTGTTGCTCACATTCTCCACAGAGGCTCGGTTTCTAATCTCATGGTGCGGGCTGGCGAATGGGATATGCTAAGCAAAGCTGAAGCTTTGCCTCACGAGGATCGCAAAGTGGCGACGAAAATCATTCACGAGAGCTTTAATGTGGAAACCGGCTACAATGACATAGCTCTACTTCTGCTGAGTGAACCCTTTAAACTGAACGAGCATATTGACACCGTCTGCTTGCCGGGCCGGCAGCTCCTCGTCGATTCGAGCCGCTGTCTCGTCACAGGCTGGGGCAAACGTAATTTCCAGGATCCAGACTATCCACACCTATTGAAGAAGATCGAAATGCCATTGGTGAATCATGCCAAGTGCCAGGCACAGCTGCGCAATACCCGCCTTGGCCCCTATTATGAGCTGCACAGCAGTTTCGTCTGTGCCGGCGGCGAGAAGGACAAGGACGCCTGTTTTGGTGATGGTGGAGGGCCCCTCATCTGTCCCATGAGCAGCCTCTCTACTCGCTATAAGCTGGTCGGCATCGTTGTCGGAGGCCTGGACTGTGGCAATGAGAATGTGCCCGGTCTCTATGCGAATATTAATATGCTGCAACCCTGGATCGAAGCTAAGCTTAAGCAGTTTACAATAGCAATCTaa
- the LOC6634268 gene encoding phenoloxidase-activating factor 2 isoform X1, with protein sequence MNQIIKIEMGLLLIICCAATLNLISAAPQTDAGNPREKLKPDIPFIKLTTAQTAQQGKQVGGNVNTNATSADADNLDYDYLDAFVNEPSKETYSKRPEIVDHAEANPNVDNSLPGKHLDKNVNTTATSAEADSVDFDFLSEFFDEPSNETDSTRSEFVDYGTTRQTDADLTQTDKKLKDGKLPTLDLTAEKNQLKAEVENIFQPTAQQRNQLFSAIDNTFQSIINRLSKHNNTDLTAHPVADPNAKACGQQSECVELWMCRKSIINNHGAYSIQFRSARNEELCSYNEVCCHIADKILSRPQDVQPNKMADCGVRHENGVQLTIEDPRHNEANFGEFPWMVAILVNEDPLLIYIGGGSLIAPNVVLTAAHKITNRTLANLIVRAGEWDQRTTREIFNHQDRALRQYIIHPHYDGSFSNIALLLLQAPFDPSPHISPICLPKASERFDNTRCIVTGWGKSTHNTNAYQHILKEITVPVLPRAECIAKLSKISDSNLIFDPSYICAGGEKGIDACLGDGGAPLVCPIPGHPSRYYQAGIVAWGIGCGLENVPAGYTNVPYLMPWVSRELDKLNIDKKYYTP encoded by the exons ATGAATCAGATTATAAAAATAGAGATGGGCCTGCTGCTGATCATCTGTTGTGCTGCCACATTAAATCTAATCTCGGCTGCTCCCCAGACAGACGCAGGTAATCCCAGAGAAAAACTGAAACCAGACATTCCGTTTATCAAATTAACAACAGCTCAAACAGCTCAGCAAGGGAAGCAAGTTGGCGGGAATGTGAACACAAATGCAACttctgctgatgctgacaacTTAGATTACGATTATCTTGATGCATTTGTTAACGAACCGTCAAAGGAGACTTATTCCAAACGTCCGGAGATTGTCGATCATGCGGAAGCGAATCCAAATGTGGACAACTCATTGCCAGGAAAACATCTTGATAAGAATGTGAACACAACCGCAACTTCTGCTGAGGCTGACAGCGTAGATTTCGATTTTCTATCGGAATTTTTCGACGAACCGTCAAATGAGACTGATTCCACACGTTCAGAGTTTGTTGATTATGGGACAACGAGGCAAACCGATGCCGATCTGACACAGACTGACAAGAAACTGAAGGATGGGAAATTGCCAACACTCGATCTAACGGCAGAGAAAAATCAGCTAAAGGCAGaagttgaaaatatatttcaaccAACTGCACAGCAAAGAAATCAACTATTCAGTGCTATCGATAACACATTTCAAAGCATTATAAACCGATTATCCAAGCACAATAACACAGACCTAACGGCACACCCTGTAGCTGATCCCAATGCCAAAGCTTGCGGCCAGCAAAGCGAATGCGTTGAGCTCTGGATGTGCAGAAAGAGTATAATCAATAATCATGGAGCCTATAGCATACAATTTCGATCTGCGCGCAATGAGGAACTGTGCAGTTACAATGAAGTCTGCTGTCACATAGCTGATAAG ATACTGAGTCGCCCCCAAGATGTACAGCCGAACAAGATGGCAGATTGCGGTGTACGGCATGAGAATGGCGTACAGCTGACCATAGAGGATCCAAGGCACAATGAGGCCAATTTCGGAGAATTTCCCTGGATGGTGGCCATATTGGTGAATGAGGATCCACTATTAATCTACATAGGCGGCGGCTCCTTAATTGCACCCAATGTGGTACTAACAGCTGCCCATAAGATAACCAACAGGACGTTGGCCAACCTTATCGTTCGAGCTGGTGAATGGGATCAGCGGACAACACGGGAAATCTTTAATCACCAAGATCGCGCTCTTCGGCAATATATCATTCACCCGCATTATGATGGTAGCTTCAGTAACATTGCATTGCTTCTGCTGCAGGCTCCCTTCGATCCGAGTCCACACATTTCACCCATTTGCCTGCCCAAAGCCAGTGAGCGATTTGATAACACTCGATGCATTGTCACCGGCTGGGGCAAGAGCACCCACAACACCAATGCCTATCAACATATTCTGAAGGAAATCACCGTGCCCGTACTGCCACGAGCCGAGTGCATTGCCAAGCTGAGTAAAATATCtgattcaaatttaatttttgatccGAGCTACATTTGCGCTGGCGGCGAGAAAGGTATCGATGCCTGCCTTGGCGATGGTGGTGCCCCGCTAGTCTGCCCCATTCCAGGCCACCCCAGTCGCTACTATCAGGCTGGCATTGTGGCATGGGGAATAGGTTGCGGATTGGAGAATGTGCCCGCTGGCTATACCAATGTGCCATACCTCATGCCCTGGGTTAGTCGGGAGCTGGACAAGTTGAACATCGATAAGAAATACTATACACCCTAG
- the LOC6634268 gene encoding phenoloxidase-activating factor 2 isoform X3: MNQIIKIEMGLLLIICCAATLNLISAAPQTDAAQQGKQVGGNVNTNATSADADNLDYDYLDAFVNEPSKETYSKRPEIVDHAEANPNVDNSLPGKHLDKNVNTTATSAEADSVDFDFLSEFFDEPSNETDSTRSEFVDYGTTRQTDADLTQTDKKLKDGKLPTLDLTAEKNQLKAEVENIFQPTAQQRNQLFSAIDNTFQSIINRLSKHNNTDLTAHPVADPNAKACGQQSECVELWMCRKSIINNHGAYSIQFRSARNEELCSYNEVCCHIADKILSRPQDVQPNKMADCGVRHENGVQLTIEDPRHNEANFGEFPWMVAILVNEDPLLIYIGGGSLIAPNVVLTAAHKITNRTLANLIVRAGEWDQRTTREIFNHQDRALRQYIIHPHYDGSFSNIALLLLQAPFDPSPHISPICLPKASERFDNTRCIVTGWGKSTHNTNAYQHILKEITVPVLPRAECIAKLSKISDSNLIFDPSYICAGGEKGIDACLGDGGAPLVCPIPGHPSRYYQAGIVAWGIGCGLENVPAGYTNVPYLMPWVSRELDKLNIDKKYYTP; the protein is encoded by the exons ATGAATCAGATTATAAAAATAGAGATGGGCCTGCTGCTGATCATCTGTTGTGCTGCCACATTAAATCTAATCTCGGCTGCTCCCCAGACAGACGCAG CTCAGCAAGGGAAGCAAGTTGGCGGGAATGTGAACACAAATGCAACttctgctgatgctgacaacTTAGATTACGATTATCTTGATGCATTTGTTAACGAACCGTCAAAGGAGACTTATTCCAAACGTCCGGAGATTGTCGATCATGCGGAAGCGAATCCAAATGTGGACAACTCATTGCCAGGAAAACATCTTGATAAGAATGTGAACACAACCGCAACTTCTGCTGAGGCTGACAGCGTAGATTTCGATTTTCTATCGGAATTTTTCGACGAACCGTCAAATGAGACTGATTCCACACGTTCAGAGTTTGTTGATTATGGGACAACGAGGCAAACCGATGCCGATCTGACACAGACTGACAAGAAACTGAAGGATGGGAAATTGCCAACACTCGATCTAACGGCAGAGAAAAATCAGCTAAAGGCAGaagttgaaaatatatttcaaccAACTGCACAGCAAAGAAATCAACTATTCAGTGCTATCGATAACACATTTCAAAGCATTATAAACCGATTATCCAAGCACAATAACACAGACCTAACGGCACACCCTGTAGCTGATCCCAATGCCAAAGCTTGCGGCCAGCAAAGCGAATGCGTTGAGCTCTGGATGTGCAGAAAGAGTATAATCAATAATCATGGAGCCTATAGCATACAATTTCGATCTGCGCGCAATGAGGAACTGTGCAGTTACAATGAAGTCTGCTGTCACATAGCTGATAAG ATACTGAGTCGCCCCCAAGATGTACAGCCGAACAAGATGGCAGATTGCGGTGTACGGCATGAGAATGGCGTACAGCTGACCATAGAGGATCCAAGGCACAATGAGGCCAATTTCGGAGAATTTCCCTGGATGGTGGCCATATTGGTGAATGAGGATCCACTATTAATCTACATAGGCGGCGGCTCCTTAATTGCACCCAATGTGGTACTAACAGCTGCCCATAAGATAACCAACAGGACGTTGGCCAACCTTATCGTTCGAGCTGGTGAATGGGATCAGCGGACAACACGGGAAATCTTTAATCACCAAGATCGCGCTCTTCGGCAATATATCATTCACCCGCATTATGATGGTAGCTTCAGTAACATTGCATTGCTTCTGCTGCAGGCTCCCTTCGATCCGAGTCCACACATTTCACCCATTTGCCTGCCCAAAGCCAGTGAGCGATTTGATAACACTCGATGCATTGTCACCGGCTGGGGCAAGAGCACCCACAACACCAATGCCTATCAACATATTCTGAAGGAAATCACCGTGCCCGTACTGCCACGAGCCGAGTGCATTGCCAAGCTGAGTAAAATATCtgattcaaatttaatttttgatccGAGCTACATTTGCGCTGGCGGCGAGAAAGGTATCGATGCCTGCCTTGGCGATGGTGGTGCCCCGCTAGTCTGCCCCATTCCAGGCCACCCCAGTCGCTACTATCAGGCTGGCATTGTGGCATGGGGAATAGGTTGCGGATTGGAGAATGTGCCCGCTGGCTATACCAATGTGCCATACCTCATGCCCTGGGTTAGTCGGGAGCTGGACAAGTTGAACATCGATAAGAAATACTATACACCCTAG
- the LOC6634268 gene encoding phenoloxidase-activating factor 2 isoform X2 yields MNQIIKIEMGLLLIICCAATLNLISAAPQTDAAQTAQQGKQVGGNVNTNATSADADNLDYDYLDAFVNEPSKETYSKRPEIVDHAEANPNVDNSLPGKHLDKNVNTTATSAEADSVDFDFLSEFFDEPSNETDSTRSEFVDYGTTRQTDADLTQTDKKLKDGKLPTLDLTAEKNQLKAEVENIFQPTAQQRNQLFSAIDNTFQSIINRLSKHNNTDLTAHPVADPNAKACGQQSECVELWMCRKSIINNHGAYSIQFRSARNEELCSYNEVCCHIADKILSRPQDVQPNKMADCGVRHENGVQLTIEDPRHNEANFGEFPWMVAILVNEDPLLIYIGGGSLIAPNVVLTAAHKITNRTLANLIVRAGEWDQRTTREIFNHQDRALRQYIIHPHYDGSFSNIALLLLQAPFDPSPHISPICLPKASERFDNTRCIVTGWGKSTHNTNAYQHILKEITVPVLPRAECIAKLSKISDSNLIFDPSYICAGGEKGIDACLGDGGAPLVCPIPGHPSRYYQAGIVAWGIGCGLENVPAGYTNVPYLMPWVSRELDKLNIDKKYYTP; encoded by the exons ATGAATCAGATTATAAAAATAGAGATGGGCCTGCTGCTGATCATCTGTTGTGCTGCCACATTAAATCTAATCTCGGCTGCTCCCCAGACAGACGCAG CTCAAACAGCTCAGCAAGGGAAGCAAGTTGGCGGGAATGTGAACACAAATGCAACttctgctgatgctgacaacTTAGATTACGATTATCTTGATGCATTTGTTAACGAACCGTCAAAGGAGACTTATTCCAAACGTCCGGAGATTGTCGATCATGCGGAAGCGAATCCAAATGTGGACAACTCATTGCCAGGAAAACATCTTGATAAGAATGTGAACACAACCGCAACTTCTGCTGAGGCTGACAGCGTAGATTTCGATTTTCTATCGGAATTTTTCGACGAACCGTCAAATGAGACTGATTCCACACGTTCAGAGTTTGTTGATTATGGGACAACGAGGCAAACCGATGCCGATCTGACACAGACTGACAAGAAACTGAAGGATGGGAAATTGCCAACACTCGATCTAACGGCAGAGAAAAATCAGCTAAAGGCAGaagttgaaaatatatttcaaccAACTGCACAGCAAAGAAATCAACTATTCAGTGCTATCGATAACACATTTCAAAGCATTATAAACCGATTATCCAAGCACAATAACACAGACCTAACGGCACACCCTGTAGCTGATCCCAATGCCAAAGCTTGCGGCCAGCAAAGCGAATGCGTTGAGCTCTGGATGTGCAGAAAGAGTATAATCAATAATCATGGAGCCTATAGCATACAATTTCGATCTGCGCGCAATGAGGAACTGTGCAGTTACAATGAAGTCTGCTGTCACATAGCTGATAAG ATACTGAGTCGCCCCCAAGATGTACAGCCGAACAAGATGGCAGATTGCGGTGTACGGCATGAGAATGGCGTACAGCTGACCATAGAGGATCCAAGGCACAATGAGGCCAATTTCGGAGAATTTCCCTGGATGGTGGCCATATTGGTGAATGAGGATCCACTATTAATCTACATAGGCGGCGGCTCCTTAATTGCACCCAATGTGGTACTAACAGCTGCCCATAAGATAACCAACAGGACGTTGGCCAACCTTATCGTTCGAGCTGGTGAATGGGATCAGCGGACAACACGGGAAATCTTTAATCACCAAGATCGCGCTCTTCGGCAATATATCATTCACCCGCATTATGATGGTAGCTTCAGTAACATTGCATTGCTTCTGCTGCAGGCTCCCTTCGATCCGAGTCCACACATTTCACCCATTTGCCTGCCCAAAGCCAGTGAGCGATTTGATAACACTCGATGCATTGTCACCGGCTGGGGCAAGAGCACCCACAACACCAATGCCTATCAACATATTCTGAAGGAAATCACCGTGCCCGTACTGCCACGAGCCGAGTGCATTGCCAAGCTGAGTAAAATATCtgattcaaatttaatttttgatccGAGCTACATTTGCGCTGGCGGCGAGAAAGGTATCGATGCCTGCCTTGGCGATGGTGGTGCCCCGCTAGTCTGCCCCATTCCAGGCCACCCCAGTCGCTACTATCAGGCTGGCATTGTGGCATGGGGAATAGGTTGCGGATTGGAGAATGTGCCCGCTGGCTATACCAATGTGCCATACCTCATGCCCTGGGTTAGTCGGGAGCTGGACAAGTTGAACATCGATAAGAAATACTATACACCCTAG
- the LOC6634267 gene encoding phenoloxidase-activating factor 2 isoform X1 yields MLISRAWLCCFLTFIYLREAQGQEDDDDYNMLESLVNNATDNINSSTKSTDLNEDVTERQEEEDLLDIYIYNNSVIDNINSSTDTKPTHNDNNNITSQLQLFKDALQEEIFSITHKYINISDRIKVKTEIEKTFEQIERIMLAQEKAQSTDNPLKITCATTTIDPTTPATTTTTTTTTTPSPIRKCGENMTNRCVRRWDCKTQTTVEEKYIINLREENECHYLETCCSDSNIRNVTLPSHSVDKDSRCGLTNPKGVYFTIVGNVRDEANFGEYPWIVGVYTILSEYRVGGSLIAPRVVLSTANILNKIEDFKVRAGDWDMATENEILPYQERSAKIIPNTNYSLQPFSNNIALLILNATFSPAVHVRPICLPEGGIFDYTNCIAAGWNRYTRNGRSIVTTMRLSVTKCADGTHDSFLCVTGNSHNLAFSTGSALVCPKVNESPNRYYQIGSWSHGDTPNRTMFTNVEKFLDWIHNEIDQVN; encoded by the exons ATGCTGATTTCAAGAGCTtggttatgttgttttttgaCGTTCATCTACCTGAGGGAGGCTCAGGGACAAGAAGATGACGATGATTACAATATGCTGGAGAGTCTTGTTAATAATGCAACAGATAATATTAATAGTTCGACGAAATCAACTGATTTAAATGAAGATGTTACGGAGAGACAAGAAGAAGAGGATTTGCttgacatttatatttataataatagtgtAATAGATAATATAAATAGTTCGACGGATACCAAACCAACacataatgataataataatattacgagtcaattacaattatttaaagaTGCCTTGCAAGAGGAAATCTTCAGCataacacacaaatatatcaaCATTTCAGATAGAATTAAGGTCAAAACAGAAATCGAAAAAACTTTTGAGCAAATCGAAAGAATTATGTTGGCTCAAGAGAAAGCACAATCAACTGATAATCCCTTAAAAATCACatgcgcaacaacaacaattgaccCAACAAcacctgcaacaacaactacaaccacaacaacaacaactccaaGTCCAATACGTAAATGTGGTGAAAATATGACAAATCGTTGCGTCAGGCGTTGGGATTGTAAAACCCAAACAACGGTGGAAGAGAAATATATCATAAATCTAAGAGAAGAAAACGAATGTCATTATCTGGAAACCTGCTGTAGCGATTCGAACATT CGAAATGTAACACTTCCGAGCCATTCAGTCGACAAGGATTCGCGTTGCGGCTTAACTAATCCGAAAGGCGTTTACTTTACCATCGTGGGCAACGTTCGGGATGAGGCGAACTTTGGTGAATATCCCTGGATAGTGGGCGTATACACCATTTTGAGTGAGTATCGTGTTGGTGGCTCACTAATTGCTCCACGAGTGGTGCTGAGCACCGCCaacattttgaataaaatcgAGGACTTTAAGGTCAGAGCTGGTGACTGGGATATGGCAACGGAGAATGAGATACTACCCTATCAAGAGCGCTCGGCAAAGATCATACCCAATACGAACTACTCTCTGCAGCCATTCAGTAATAATATCGCTCTGCTCATATTGAATGCCACCTTTAGTCCTGCGGTACACGTCAGGCCCATCTGTTTGCCCGAAGGCGGAATCTTTGATTACACGAATTGCATTGCCGCCGGCTGGAATCGATATACACGAAATGGACGTTCGATTGTGACCACCATGAGGTTAAGTGTGACCAAATGCGCCGATGGCACACACGACAGTTTCCTATGCGTGACAGGTAACTCACATAATCTCGCATTCTCCACCGGTTCGGCGCTGGTTTGTCCCAAAGTAAATGAGAGTCCAAATCGTTACTATCAAATTGGCTCCTGGAGCCATGGAGACACACCCAATCGTACCATGTTTACTAATGTCGAGAAATTTTTAGACTGGATTCATAATGAAATTGATCAAGTCAATTAA
- the LOC6634267 gene encoding probable WRKY transcription factor protein 1 isoform X2 codes for MLISRAWLCCFLTFIYLREAQGQEDDDDYNMLESLVNNATDNINSSTKSTDLNEDVTERQEEEDLLDIYIYNNSVIDNINSSTDTKPTHNDNNNITSQLQLFKDALQEEIFSITHKYINISDRIKVKTEIEKTFEQIERIMLAQEKAQSTDNPLKITCATTTIDPTTPATTTTTTTTTTPSPIRKCGENMTNRCVRRWDCKTQTTVEEKYIINLREENECHYLETCCSDSNIRNVTLPSHSVDKDSRCGLTNPKGVYFTIVGNVRDEANFGEYPWIVGVYTILSQSW; via the exons ATGCTGATTTCAAGAGCTtggttatgttgttttttgaCGTTCATCTACCTGAGGGAGGCTCAGGGACAAGAAGATGACGATGATTACAATATGCTGGAGAGTCTTGTTAATAATGCAACAGATAATATTAATAGTTCGACGAAATCAACTGATTTAAATGAAGATGTTACGGAGAGACAAGAAGAAGAGGATTTGCttgacatttatatttataataatagtgtAATAGATAATATAAATAGTTCGACGGATACCAAACCAACacataatgataataataatattacgagtcaattacaattatttaaagaTGCCTTGCAAGAGGAAATCTTCAGCataacacacaaatatatcaaCATTTCAGATAGAATTAAGGTCAAAACAGAAATCGAAAAAACTTTTGAGCAAATCGAAAGAATTATGTTGGCTCAAGAGAAAGCACAATCAACTGATAATCCCTTAAAAATCACatgcgcaacaacaacaattgaccCAACAAcacctgcaacaacaactacaaccacaacaacaacaactccaaGTCCAATACGTAAATGTGGTGAAAATATGACAAATCGTTGCGTCAGGCGTTGGGATTGTAAAACCCAAACAACGGTGGAAGAGAAATATATCATAAATCTAAGAGAAGAAAACGAATGTCATTATCTGGAAACCTGCTGTAGCGATTCGAACATT CGAAATGTAACACTTCCGAGCCATTCAGTCGACAAGGATTCGCGTTGCGGCTTAACTAATCCGAAAGGCGTTTACTTTACCATCGTGGGCAACGTTCGGGATGAGGCGAACTTTGGTGAATATCCCTGGATAGTGGGCGTATACACCATTTTGA GTCAGAGCTGGTGA
- the LOC6634266 gene encoding abnormal spindle-like microcephaly-associated protein homolog — MINFNFTNVLTSSALDYALDSDGEEYIASTPSGSVHQSFSRTSLLLLDYKQFLAARRIQTLWRGHHVRKLHDRRVQAAITIQRWWRGFSVRRNFKSSIEERLQQALIDRYNEAATKIQSLFRGWYVRQTVHDMNSLRNMQHCAAEELLSCLAYKLHHLLRTYSIPGVYSLRNSHCLSKVEKLLTSMTYRFHNVHVAYNHARKASSSRYYREQFKQNKYHTKVPYSGPNFNSLCKPACEESVFATKDMDRRMFKIIAEYEKGQVDPKLKKLQRSVAGHKFRKRVEKILAAREKVQSDFCADVIGSMRKWKIWDGQSLTINNDVFRNPENLESFLADAAKLIDEYQATCHCQITNFDKLYCF, encoded by the exons ATGATCAATTTTAACTTTACCAATGTTTTGACATCATCCGCCTTAGATTACGCCCTTGA TTCAGATGGTGAGGAATACATTGCCTCCACTCCTAGCGGCTCGGTGCATCAAAGTTTCTCGCG CacctcgctgctgctgctcgattACAAGCAGTTTTTGGCCGCACGGCGTATTCAGACTCTCTGGCGGGGCCATCACGTACGCAAACTGCACGATAGGCGCGTGCAGGCGGCCATCACTATTCAGCGCTGGTGGCGCGGCTTTAGCGTGCGCCGCAATTTCAAGTCGTCGATCGAGGAGAGGCTGCAGCAGGCGCTGATCGATAGATATAATGAAGCGGCGACCAAAATCCAGTCCCTGTTCCGCGGCTGGTATGTACGTCAGACGGTGCACGATATGAACAGTCTGCGGAACATGCAACACTGTGCCGCCGAGGAGCTGCTCAGCTGTCTGGCCTACAAGCTGCATCATCTGCTACGCACCTATTCCATACCGGGCGTCTACTCGCTGCGCAATTCACA CTGTCTATCCAAGGTGGAGAAGCTGCTGACCAGCATGACCTATCGCTTTCATAACGTCCACGTTGCCTACAATCATGCGCGAAAGGCCTCTTCGAGCAGATATTATCGGGAACAgtttaagcaaaacaaataccaCACGAAGGTGCCCTATTCTGGTCCCAATTTCAATAGCTTGTGCAAGCCGGCCTGCGAGGAGTCCGTCTTTGCAACCAAGGACATGGATCGTCGCATGTTCAAGATAATTGCTGAATATGAAAAGGGTCAAGTTGAtcccaaattaaaaaagttgcaAAGGAGTGTGGCTGGCC ATAAATTTCGCAAGCGAGTGGAGAAAATCTTGGCGGCTAGAGAAAAAGTACAGTCTGACTTTTGCGCCGATGTCATCGGGAGCATGCGCAAATGGAAAATTTGGGATGGTCAATCGCTAACGATAAACAATGATGTCTTCCGGAATCCCGAGAATCTGGAAAGTTTTCTTGCCGATGCCGCAAAATTAATCGATGAGTATCAAGCCACATGCCATTGTCAAATAACTAATTTTGATAAGCTATATTGTTTTTGA